In Pseudomonas deceptionensis, a single window of DNA contains:
- a CDS encoding methionine ABC transporter ATP-binding protein → MSVAIARVRLDEPLPGASHTELHPELSRAHVRFIGVGKTYEGRQGPVDALKGIDLAIQRGEIFGIIGRSGAGKSSLIRTINRLEQPSTGRVLIDQIDIGDFDENKLVALRRQTGMIFQHFNLMSAKTVWQNVELPLKVAGVPKLQREHKVRELLELVGLQGKHTAYPAQLSGGQKQRVGIARALVHDPAILLCDEATSALDPETTQSILGLLREINQRLGLTIILITHEMAVIRDICHRVVVLEQGRVVEQGPVWQVFGDPQHEVSKTLLAPLQDALPAALKNRITAQPLSAQSSVILRLRFTGSQAQEPDLGALFSALGGQVRLLHGGVEQIQGHALGQLLLSVTSTSLGADELRKRAGQWAQQVEVVGYGI, encoded by the coding sequence ATGAGCGTGGCCATTGCTCGCGTACGGCTCGATGAGCCGCTGCCCGGCGCGTCCCATACCGAGCTGCACCCCGAACTGAGCCGCGCCCATGTACGGTTCATTGGCGTCGGCAAAACCTATGAAGGCCGCCAGGGCCCGGTCGATGCGCTCAAAGGCATCGACCTGGCGATTCAGCGCGGAGAAATCTTCGGCATTATCGGGCGCAGCGGCGCCGGAAAATCGTCGCTGATCCGCACCATCAACCGCCTCGAACAACCCAGCACCGGTCGCGTGCTGATCGATCAGATCGATATCGGTGACTTCGATGAAAACAAGCTGGTAGCGCTGCGCCGCCAAACCGGCATGATTTTCCAGCACTTCAATCTGATGTCGGCAAAGACCGTGTGGCAAAACGTCGAGCTGCCGCTCAAGGTGGCGGGCGTGCCCAAACTGCAACGCGAGCACAAGGTGCGCGAGCTGCTGGAGCTGGTCGGCCTGCAAGGCAAGCACACGGCGTACCCGGCGCAGCTCTCGGGCGGGCAAAAACAGCGGGTGGGCATTGCCCGGGCGCTGGTTCACGACCCGGCCATTCTGCTGTGCGACGAAGCCACCTCGGCACTCGACCCCGAAACCACGCAGTCGATCCTCGGCTTGCTGCGCGAGATCAATCAGCGCCTGGGCCTGACCATCATCCTGATCACCCATGAGATGGCCGTGATTCGCGACATTTGCCACCGCGTGGTGGTGCTGGAGCAAGGCCGAGTGGTCGAGCAAGGCCCGGTATGGCAAGTGTTTGGCGACCCGCAGCACGAGGTCAGCAAAACCCTGCTCGCGCCCTTGCAAGACGCCCTGCCCGCTGCACTGAAAAACCGGATCACGGCGCAGCCCCTGTCAGCACAATCCAGCGTGATCCTGCGACTGCGCTTTACCGGCAGTCAGGCGCAAGAACCCGACCTGGGCGCGTTGTTCAGTGCCCTGGGCGGTCAGGTGCGACTGCTGCACGGCGGCGTCGAGCAGATTCAGGGCCACGCGCTGGGGCAATTACTGCTCAGCGTAACCAGCACGTCGCTGGGCGCGGATGAGCTGCGCAAACGCGCCGGTCAATGGGCACAACAGGTCGAGGTGGTGGGCTATGGGATTTGA
- a CDS encoding methionine ABC transporter permease, with protein MGFDRLWQGVIDTFLMVGVSSLIALILGVPLAVILVTSGKGGIYEAPALNKALGAFVNLFRSIPFLILMVALIPFTRLIVGTTYGVWAAVVPLTIAATPFFARIAEVSLREVDHGLIEAAQAMGCKRHHIIWHVLLPEALPGIVGGFTITLVTMINSSAMAGAIGAGGLGDIAYRYGYQRFDTQVMLTVIVLLVALVALIQLGGDRLALALNKR; from the coding sequence ATGGGATTTGATCGTTTATGGCAGGGGGTGATCGACACCTTCTTGATGGTCGGCGTGTCGTCACTGATCGCGCTGATACTGGGGGTGCCGCTGGCGGTGATTCTGGTCACCAGCGGCAAGGGCGGGATCTATGAAGCGCCTGCCCTGAACAAGGCACTGGGCGCGTTCGTGAACCTGTTTCGCTCGATCCCCTTTCTGATCTTGATGGTGGCGCTGATCCCGTTTACCCGCTTGATTGTGGGCACCACCTACGGCGTCTGGGCAGCCGTAGTACCGCTGACAATAGCGGCAACACCGTTCTTTGCGCGGATCGCCGAAGTCAGCTTGCGGGAAGTTGATCACGGTTTGATCGAAGCCGCCCAGGCCATGGGCTGCAAGCGCCATCACATCATCTGGCACGTGCTGTTGCCCGAAGCCTTGCCGGGCATCGTCGGCGGTTTCACCATCACTCTGGTGACGATGATCAACTCCTCCGCCATGGCCGGGGCGATTGGCGCCGGCGGTCTGGGCGACATTGCTTACCGCTACGGCTATCAGCGCTTCGACACTCAAGTGATGCTGACCGTGATTGTATTGCTGGTGGCCCTGGTGGCCTTGATCCAGCTCGGTGGCGACCGTTTGGCCCTGGCCCTCAACAAACGCTGA